Proteins encoded together in one Methanocaldococcus sp. FS406-22 window:
- a CDS encoding integrase, translating into MGRNRPLHHQLKYAVMQSYRHRGQRRQFKQQWQELDKAYERGDITFEEWLKEKSKIWFVASRGDFWRGNRHKEGYLDSLIKFANNFGRWIQNEFKVKRACDITPEMTQLFLECKAKEGVRATTLKKYVSMIKALNLACAKTYGLKWNFKFAKGIYVPQHALQQEARTIRIEPEDYKRVINSEYFQKSKSKAKIGIVLARHFALRVNEIAKLKYGDVVLDERAIPDSLKRFMVGKSIYNAYLIVKNSKHGLHRVIPAHTEKEYELLKSIKEHQIKNNILDDVEIVGLDKDSVNAFFRRCLKNCGLNYYVEKGVNIHGLRKLRASELFLEKLKEIYTNVYAGKNMPLKKKIYLSFKKAGAYVDKYLGHENKSKGKQHLKREGRWDLIKKYQLDVLKPEDIAMALVECGLDYETALETVKEVLTDLN; encoded by the coding sequence ATGGGTAGGAATAGGCCTTTACATCACCAGCTAAAGTATGCAGTCATGCAATCCTATAGGCATAGAGGGCAAAGAAGACAATTTAAACAGCAATGGCAGGAATTAGACAAAGCTTATGAGAGGGGAGACATTACCTTCGAAGAATGGCTCAAAGAAAAATCAAAAATTTGGTTTGTAGCCTCAAGGGGGGATTTTTGGCGTGGGAATAGGCATAAGGAGGGATACTTAGACTCCTTAATAAAATTTGCAAATAACTTTGGAAGATGGATACAAAATGAATTTAAAGTTAAAAGAGCTTGCGATATAACTCCTGAAATGACTCAACTTTTCCTCGAATGCAAAGCAAAAGAGGGAGTTAGAGCAACAACATTAAAAAAGTATGTTTCAATGATTAAAGCATTGAATTTAGCCTGTGCTAAAACTTATGGGCTAAAATGGAATTTTAAATTTGCAAAGGGGATTTATGTTCCTCAGCATGCACTACAACAAGAAGCAAGAACCATAAGGATAGAACCTGAAGATTATAAAAGGGTTATCAATAGTGAGTATTTCCAAAAATCAAAGAGCAAAGCAAAGATTGGCATTGTTTTAGCAAGACATTTTGCTTTGAGAGTGAATGAAATTGCAAAACTAAAATATGGAGATGTTGTTTTAGATGAAAGAGCTATTCCAGACTCATTAAAGCGTTTTATGGTTGGGAAATCAATATATAATGCTTATTTAATTGTCAAAAACTCAAAACATGGATTACATAGAGTAATCCCTGCTCATACTGAAAAAGAGTATGAATTGCTCAAATCAATCAAAGAGCATCAAATAAAAAACAACATTTTAGATGATGTTGAAATTGTAGGCTTGGATAAAGATAGTGTTAATGCATTTTTTAGAAGATGTTTAAAAAACTGCGGATTAAACTATTATGTTGAAAAAGGGGTTAATATTCATGGATTGAGAAAATTGAGAGCTTCAGAATTGTTTTTAGAGAAGTTGAAGGAGATATACACTAATGTTTATGCTGGCAAAAATATGCCATTGAAAAAGAAGATTTACTTATCCTTTAAAAAAGCTGGGGCTTATGTTGACAAATATTTGGGGCATGAGAATAAATCAAAGGGAAAACAACATTTAAAAAGAGAAGGTCGATGGGATTTGATAAAAAAGTATCAATTGGATGTTTTAAAGCCAGAGGATATAGCAATGGCATTAGTAGAGTGTGGATTGGATTATGAAACTGCTTTGGAAACTGTCAAAGAAGTGCTAACTGACTTGAATTAA
- a CDS encoding helix-turn-helix domain-containing protein yields MKYYSAREAAKILGVAHTTVIRWIEKGELKANIRKTLYRVYYQIPEDEVLRLKKRLEAQHD; encoded by the coding sequence ATGAAGTATTATTCTGCCAGAGAAGCTGCAAAAATCTTGGGTGTAGCTCATACTACTGTAATTCGATGGATTGAAAAGGGAGAATTGAAAGCTAACATTAGAAAAACGTTATATAGAGTATATTATCAGATTCCAGAGGATGAAGTGTTGAGATTAAAAAAAAGGCTGGAAGCCCAGCACGATTAA